The Listeria cossartiae subsp. cossartiae genome includes the window CTGTTCCAAGTTGTTCTTCTTGTTTTACAAACTCGCTTTTACCAGCTAAATGCTCTTGTACTTTCTCAGCTCCGTGACCTACAATCGTAACCACTTTATCAACATCTAGTGTCGAAATTTGATCTACTACATGTTCGACCATTGGTTTCCCACAAACAGGATGCAATACTTTGTAAAGTTTTGATTTCATCCGTGTGCCTTGGCCAGCAGCAAGCACTACAGCATATCGTTTTGACATTATATAGAACCTCCAATATTCACTATTCATCCACTATGAATGATAACGTAAAATTTGCTTTTTTTCAAGAATGCGCCCAAATAAAAAACCTTACCTACATTTTTAAGGTAAAGATTCCATTTAAAGTTTTATTTGTTTGAAAATTCCGAAAGATACAGTGTGATTATTTATTTGCTTACTAAAAGAAGAATTTACAGGTATGCCACAAAAATGTTTTCTAAAATGGATCTGTTTTTGCAACATCATTAAAAATTCCCCTCCCTGTTTTATAATCTGCTTTTAATTATACCATAGCCAAAATAGAAGACCAAGGCTATTTATGATTTTTTTCATGCTTCTTATAAACAAAAAGGGCTAGCACGCAGCCAGCCCTTGAAAATTTTTAATTATTCAGCAGAAACGGACTCAGATTCTTCTTCTGTTACCGCAGTTGCTTCTTCTTCACCAACGCGTTCATATTCAGCTAAAACTACTTCTTGAATTTTCGCACGAGTATCGGAATTAATTGGGTGAGCGATGTCACGGAATTCACCGTCAACACCACGTTTACTTGGCATAGCTACGAATAAACCGTTATTCCCATCAATAACGCGGATATCATGAACTACAAATTCCTCATCTAAAGTGATTGAAGCAATCGCTCTCATTCTTCCATCAGTTTCTACACGACGTAATCTCACATCTGTTACTTGCATTATTAGTCACTCCTTATCCCATTTGCCTCTTTCAAAAAGAATCTGCTTATCCCAGCCAAAATCTTAGGTACTTATCCCCCAGCTGTTCCCAACAACGTTCTCCCTAACCGAGGATTTTTTAGTTTTCTTCTACAACACTTTCGTTTGCAGAACTTTCTTCAGCTACTGCTGGTTCGTCCGCTACTTCATAAGCAGCTAAAACGGCTTCTTGAATTTTTGCACGGGTGCCTGAGTTAATTGGATGAGCGATATCTCTAAACTCACCATCCGGCGTACGTTTACTAGGCATAGCTACGAACAATCCCTCGTTGCCATCGATGACACGAATGTCGTGAATAACAAACTCACCGTCAATCGTTATTGAAGAAATAGCTTTCATTCTCCCATCTGTCTCAACACGTCGTAATCTCACATCTGTAATCTCCATTATCTTCACCACCTTAATCTAGTTGCGCTGCTAGTAAACAATGCTCACATGCAACTTAAGTACACACACTCGAGAAAAATTCCCCCATAGAAAAAATTACTTTTATAAGCAAGCAATATTCACGTAAAATTCTTCCCTATGAACATAATAATAAAAAAAACTAAATTTGACAACTTTGTGAATTGTAATCTAAAAAAAATAGTTTTTTTCGGAAAATCGTTGACATTTTCAGATTGTTCCTTCTAGTTTCTGTTTTGTATACAATATTTATCATTATATGTATAAAAACCTCAAAACCATTGCCATCACAGTATCATGATGTAATCATCATACTATTTTATAGACAATAACACCAGTGAAACGGTGCTAAATTTATCATTTCTAAAAAATAATTGTATACAATAAACGAGAAATTTATGAGTTTTCATAGCTCATATATTTACAATATTATACTTCTCTATCCCTCTTGTTCCAATTAGCCAACAAATACTGTATACCCCAAAAATCCCATTCTAATGCATGATTTGAGAATTAATTTCACTTTTTTTATCAAATTTTTACCGAAAGCGGATTTTGAAAGCGTTTAATTGTGACAAAAAGATTAAATATAGATGACAAGACATCCTATAGATTAATTTTGTAAAAAAAAGAAACCCGAAACAGACTATTCCGGATTTCTTTTTTGTTTACTCAGATCTTAAAGCATCAATTGGTCTTAATTTTGATGCCTTGTTGGCAGGTGCGATACCAAATATTACTCCGATACATAAAGAGAATACAAAGGAGAAGATTATGGTTCCCGCTGTTATTCCTGAGGATATACCTGCGACAGAGCCGAATATAAGCGCTCCTGACACACCGATCAGTATCCCAATCACGCCACCACAAACACTAATAACGATTGATTCAATGAGGAATTGTAGTAAAATGGCTCGTTTTTTAGCTCCGAGCGCTTTTCTTATGCCGATTTCTCTCGTTCTCTCACTGACAGAAACTAGCATTATGTTCATAATTCCGATACCACCAACAACAAGCGAGATGGCAGCAATTGCACCAAGCGCAGTAGTTAGCGTTGTACTAATTGTGTTAAAGGCATTAAGAATTTCTTGTTGATTGATTACTTGATACGATGGTCCCATTTGTGCAGAAGAAGCATTTTCTTCTTGTTCTTTTTCGTCGCCGAATTTAATTGCAAGACGAGATTCTAAAGTATTTACAACAAAATCAACATCTTCAGCGGATTTCGTTTCTACATAAATCGTGCGGACGTTTGTATCTTTTAGTAGTCTTTGTGCGGAAGAAATTGGAATGAAGATTTGATCATCACTAGATCCCATCATCGAAGCACCTTTTTCTTTTAGCACGCCAACAACTTTATACGGCATTCCGTTCAATCTTACTGTCTCACCAATCGGATCACCGAAACCAAACAGGTCGCTCGCTACCGTAGAACCGATTACAGCTACTTTCTGGCCATATTCAGTATCGATAGGTAGTAGGAAACGCCCTTCTTTCATTTCTAGGCTACGAGCGGCCTTGTACTGGTCATTCGTCCCGATTACTTTATTACTTGAACTCTTATAGTCAAAAGTTGCATTCACTTGACCAGATAATTCTGGAGAAACACTTTTGACGCCATCGATATTTTGGTATTTCATTACTTCATCATACGTGTATTTGTCGTTTGGATTAACGGAACTATTCACTACTGTAATTAAGTTCGAACCTAAATCGCCCATTTGATCGTCAACTTCTTTGGTTACGCCATTTCCTAATGAAACTAATAGAATAACGGACGCAACACCGATAATAATACCTAGCATGGTTAGAAACGATCTTAATTTACTTGCTTTCAATTGTTTCCATGCCATTTTCATACTTTGGAGAACGCTCATGCTTGTGTCGCCTCCTCGTGGAATAATTTACCATCTTGAATACGGATGCTTCTTGTACCGTAAGAGGCGATAGTTGGATCATGCGTGATCATTACGATAGTATTGCCAGCACGATTCAGTTCTTGCAAGATTCCCATTACTTCTTTACCTGTTTTCGAATCAAGTGCACCAGTTGGCTCATCTGCTAGTAAAATTTGCGGATTTCCAGCAAGTGCTCTCGCGATAGCCACACGTTGTTGTTGTCCACCAGAAAGTTGTGTTGGCAAGTTTCTGCGTTTTTCAAGCAAGCCTACTTTTTCTAAACATTCGATTGCTGCTTTTTCTCGAGCAGAAACACTTAGTCCTGCATAAATGAGTGGAAGTTCCACGTTTTCAAAAGCAGATAATTTTGGAAGTAAATTAAACTGCTGGAAAATAAAGCCGATTTTTTTGTTTCTGATTTCGGATAGTTTATTGTCGCTTAGTTTGAAAACATCTACGTCATCAAGATGATAGCTGCCTTTATCTGGAACGTCTAAACAACCAATCATATTCATTAAAGTTGATTTACCGGAACCGGACGGGCCAACGATGGATAAAAACTCGCCTTGCTCAACGGTAAAAGTAACATCGTCTAATGCTTTAAAAGTTTCTCCGCCTAGCGTATACGTTTTTGTTAAATTTTTCATGTCAATTAGCGGTTTTGGCATGTTTATCCCTCCTTCATACAATTTGTCTGATTTGTACTTACAAAAAACTTAGCTAGGAGCACCTGGAACCGTTGCAGTTTCTTGTGTAGGAAGGATTACTTTTTCGTCTTTTTTAACGCCTTTAGTAATTTCGATATTATCTTCGTTATGAAGACCAGTTTCTACGAATTTCTTCACTTTTTTCGTTTGACCGTTGTCTTTTTCTTCTGGAACTAGTACGTAATATTTGTCGTCACTGTCTTTTTGAACAGCTTCAATTGGTACGTATAGTGCATCTTTTTTCTCTTTTACTAAAATGGAAGCATCGGCAGTCATACCTGCTTTTAAGTCGTCTGTTTTATCAAGGGAAATGATTACCGAGAAGCTAGATACGCCGTTTTGGACTTGGCCTTGTTCTGCGATTTCTTTCACTTTCCCTGTGTAAGTTTTGTCTGGAAGTGCTGTTACTGTAACTTTTACTTCTTGGTCTTTCTTGATGTTTGGAATATCAAGCTCGTCCATTTGCGCTACTAATTGAAGTTCGTCGTAATCTGGAACTTGTGTGTTTTCCGGGGAGATTGCGCCGGTTCCTGTAGCATTAATTTTTAAATCTCCTTGTTTTACTTTAGCTGTAACTAATTTTTCTTGCGTTACGGAGCCACTATTTTTCGACAATAAGAAAACCGCACCAACGGCTACTACTGCGATAATAACGATAACAATTAACCATTTAACCCATTTTTTCATGAATGTTCTCCTTCTGCTTCTAAAGTGTAGAAGCTTTGAATTTTATTATGTAGTAACGATAGAATCCATTCTACCATAAAAGTTAAATGAGTGAAGTACATCGCAAGGCTGATTTGTTTTTTGCCTTTATCCGCGAAAAATAAAAACCCCGAAAAATTTCTCCAGGGTTTGAAAATTAACTATTAAAGTAATTACCATCGACTACTTCTATTTGTTTTTCTTTCATGTTGACATTTTTTATTTTCACGAGCGATACGTAATCATCTACTAGGCGTTCTTCCGCGTATTCGGATTCGACTAGTACACCAATTCCTACTAAATGCGCATTGAATTCTTCTAGCAGATTTTTCATCCCGTTAATCGTTCCGCCGGCTTTCATAAAGTCGTCCACGATTACTACGTTGGAGCCTTCCGCTAAGCTGCGTTTGGATAGTTCCATTTTTTCGATTCGTTTAGATGAACCGGAGACATAGTTAATGCTCACGGTGGAGCCTTCTGTCACTTTGCTATCACGGCGCACGATAACAAATGGGACGCTTAAATGCTCGGCAACGGCTTGCGCAATCGGAATACCTTTTGTTGCAACAGTCATAATCGCATCTATTTTTTGGTTATTGAATTTCGTAGCTAAAATTTTACCAATTGCTTTGAGTGTCACCGGTTCCCCTAGCAAATCAGATAGGTACAAATAGCCTCCTGGAAGTAAACGGTTTGGTTCCGCAATTCTATTACATAATGTGTGTACAAAATCCAGTACATCGTCATTTCCCGCTATCGAAATGTACTGCACGCCACCAGCTGCACCCGGAACTGTTTCCAGCGTACCAATCCCTCTGTCTTCAAACGTTTTCTTTATGATGACTAAATCTTCACTAATAGAAGACTTAGCTGAGCCATAACGTTCAGCAAACATCGTAAGCGGCACTAACTTGCGCGGATGCGATAATAGAAACTGCGTCATATCAATTAATCGTTCACTGCGACGAATCTTCATAATCTCTCTCCCTTTGATAAAATTCCGTATATTAAAAAGCAATTTCACGTATTTTGTCCGTATTTTCTCTATTATAAAACGTTTTCTATAAAATTGACAACATTTATTATTTTAACGCACGAAAAAACCTGCCAAATAAACATCCTTTGACAGGCCAATGCTCTTATAAGTCACGGAAACTAATAATTTCTACTTCTTGTTGGCCTAAATATGCTTGTAATTCTCTTGAAGTTAGAATGGAAACTTCTTTGATGCGCGGCTCTACGTAACTAGATATTTCGCGTAATGTTTCATCAATAAATGCTGGATGGGTCATTACTTCCACTACATCATTTGTTCCAATATGCTCTTGTACTAATTTTTTAATCGTTTCAAAGGATACGCCTTCTGCATAAAACTCTGTCGCGAATAAATCAGGTGTTTTAATAGCACCAAAATCAGTAACATCTGCATGACGTCGAATGCTCACGCCATATTTTTCTGCTAATTTATGTTGTACTGGGAAAATTAATGGTTCGATCGAATGGTGCGTATCAAAATGAGAAATAGTAATGCCGGCGTCTAAAATTTTCTCAATTTGTGCGGTTAATTCGCGTTCTACTTCGTCCATATCTACATCAGCTAAGCCTGACTCGAGCGCCGTATAATTTCTACGGAAACGACCATCATCATCCGTTAATGTTTCTAAACCTTGAAGAACTGGTGATCCAAATGTTAGGGTCAAATGCGCACCG containing:
- the spoVG gene encoding septation regulator SpoVG, with protein sequence MQVTDVRLRRVETDGRMRAIASITLDEEFVVHDIRVIDGNNGLFVAMPSKRGVDGEFRDIAHPINSDTRAKIQEVVLAEYERVGEEEATAVTEEESESVSAE
- the spoVG gene encoding septation regulator SpoVG; this encodes MEITDVRLRRVETDGRMKAISSITIDGEFVIHDIRVIDGNEGLFVAMPSKRTPDGEFRDIAHPINSGTRAKIQEAVLAAYEVADEPAVAEESSANESVVEEN
- a CDS encoding ABC transporter permease, encoding MSVLQSMKMAWKQLKASKLRSFLTMLGIIIGVASVILLVSLGNGVTKEVDDQMGDLGSNLITVVNSSVNPNDKYTYDEVMKYQNIDGVKSVSPELSGQVNATFDYKSSSNKVIGTNDQYKAARSLEMKEGRFLLPIDTEYGQKVAVIGSTVASDLFGFGDPIGETVRLNGMPYKVVGVLKEKGASMMGSSDDQIFIPISSAQRLLKDTNVRTIYVETKSAEDVDFVVNTLESRLAIKFGDEKEQEENASSAQMGPSYQVINQQEILNAFNTISTTLTTALGAIAAISLVVGGIGIMNIMLVSVSERTREIGIRKALGAKKRAILLQFLIESIVISVCGGVIGILIGVSGALIFGSVAGISSGITAGTIIFSFVFSLCIGVIFGIAPANKASKLRPIDALRSE
- a CDS encoding ABC transporter ATP-binding protein; the protein is MPKPLIDMKNLTKTYTLGGETFKALDDVTFTVEQGEFLSIVGPSGSGKSTLMNMIGCLDVPDKGSYHLDDVDVFKLSDNKLSEIRNKKIGFIFQQFNLLPKLSAFENVELPLIYAGLSVSAREKAAIECLEKVGLLEKRRNLPTQLSGGQQQRVAIARALAGNPQILLADEPTGALDSKTGKEVMGILQELNRAGNTIVMITHDPTIASYGTRSIRIQDGKLFHEEATQA
- a CDS encoding efflux RND transporter periplasmic adaptor subunit; this encodes MKKWVKWLIVIVIIAVVAVGAVFLLSKNSGSVTQEKLVTAKVKQGDLKINATGTGAISPENTQVPDYDELQLVAQMDELDIPNIKKDQEVKVTVTALPDKTYTGKVKEIAEQGQVQNGVSSFSVIISLDKTDDLKAGMTADASILVKEKKDALYVPIEAVQKDSDDKYYVLVPEEKDNGQTKKVKKFVETGLHNEDNIEITKGVKKDEKVILPTQETATVPGAPS
- the purR gene encoding pur operon repressor; this encodes MKIRRSERLIDMTQFLLSHPRKLVPLTMFAERYGSAKSSISEDLVIIKKTFEDRGIGTLETVPGAAGGVQYISIAGNDDVLDFVHTLCNRIAEPNRLLPGGYLYLSDLLGEPVTLKAIGKILATKFNNQKIDAIMTVATKGIPIAQAVAEHLSVPFVIVRRDSKVTEGSTVSINYVSGSSKRIEKMELSKRSLAEGSNVVIVDDFMKAGGTINGMKNLLEEFNAHLVGIGVLVESEYAEERLVDDYVSLVKIKNVNMKEKQIEVVDGNYFNS
- the chbG gene encoding chitin disaccharide deacetylase; this translates as MKIIFNADDFGISPGAVYGILESYKRGVVKSTTLLANSPAFDLAVEVAKENPGLDIGAHLTLTFGSPVLQGLETLTDDDGRFRRNYTALESGLADVDMDEVERELTAQIEKILDAGITISHFDTHHSIEPLIFPVQHKLAEKYGVSIRRHADVTDFGAIKTPDLFATEFYAEGVSFETIKKLVQEHIGTNDVVEVMTHPAFIDETLREISSYVEPRIKEVSILTSRELQAYLGQQEVEIISFRDL